The Vigna unguiculata cultivar IT97K-499-35 chromosome 11, ASM411807v1, whole genome shotgun sequence genomic sequence ttaatttagtaatatatatatatatatatatatatatatatatatactttctattttttatttcttctaattatttggtctGTGtaattatgtctcacatttgaatatttcatcTCCACTATATTtctcatcttatcataacatttatgtaattatgttaaaataatgtatgtcaattaaaaagaaattatgtctcacatttgaatatttctattattttttaatatttttatttattgtatatttttctttcacttaagaatgtttaatactcttaatttaagtgtttaatagcacaaacatttcatttactaggtaatataaaacaaaatctttacttattattattattattattattattattattattattattattattattattattatgattaataccgattcaaaattttttgaataataattaaactaaaaatttaaaataaaatatatttatcgattcaaataatactaacaatcagtaattattataatatgactgattaataattaaagaaaatgtttgattgtaatatagatatttattaacatgataataatattattaaaatttataattaaagaaataataatttataattaaagaaatgcttattattattattataataatagcattaataatttaataatttaaaaaatctaaaacaacatataatataattattgaagaaaattaaaataatagtagaatgacaaattattcaataatttattgattaaatctATTTTTGGGGTGGAAAcgaatgaattttgaaattttatattttctgatTTTGGAGAATTATTATGTAGTAAAAATATAGgtattttaatgataataatagaaATTGTATTTGACAATAATTCAACAAatacaataatcaaaatagaaaTGTATGGACTTAAAAAatctattcataattaaagaacttcaaaatatttaataaaatcaattaattaaaaatttcattgttttttttatcaaaaaagaataaatataaattaaagataatactTAAGAGTTACTTTAACCTTTTACAAAGAACATAATTTGTACAAATAGATATAATAACTTAACATCATTGTTCTATTAAAACAAAAGACCATCACAATTTTTTTGTGGCTTCCTTTTCCTTCAACATATTTCTCATTACTCTCTTGATCATCTCCAAAAGGTTCCTTCCAAATAGAAGGACCTTATTGTTGATTGCAAAtgtataaatttagaaaatttcaaagCATATACACTCAAAAACAGTTCACTAATGGTTAAAagaattcaaaacaattaaaggaattaattgattgattaaagcaaaatctttaaaaacatttataggattaattatgtttttgtcccttaactttcaataaatttcGGAATTaatccatttcgaaactttgaaccaatttagtcatctATTATtcgaaatgtgtgaatttagttcttttaatcaaatttggttaagtttatttgacatttcaagcgcgtttcataatagtatttgacttagcaaaaatgtgtcaaacagtataaacaacttaaatacaatcctaaaatgcgtacgaaacaacatcaaataaacctaccaaaatttgattaaaaagactaaatccacgtatttcaaaagatcaaggactaaattagttcaaagtttcaaaatagactaattccaaaatttactgaaagttaagggacaaaaacatctTTAATCCTATAATTATTTATCGTAAAGACAAATGTTTTAATAACTCAGAAGTATTCCTATGTttcaaaataagataattattattttgaaaagatcaaatttatacaaaataaaaagagaaataacCAAGAGATAttagaaccaaaatattttttttaaagtaaaggtaaaagtgaattttataaataatataaaatattaaaaatataatttaaccaaaactATATATCATGGTAAGTAAAAGATGTCAATATTTACTAAggtcaaatataaataaaaataattataaaacacaatttatattaaaaaagttagatAATGCATAGTTCTACACAAAATTTGGgtttgaattattaaaatttctaaagaaaataattaattttttgagttttattctaattgattaatttctaagaatcattataattttaattaaaatttcatttcttttatttagttcatgataattttagaaaaatatttttagattaaaccaaataaaaaaccacatcattttaatattctaatagttttcttattttatgcCACTAAAGGGTTTGAGAGGTTTACACCAAATTAAgaataaagtattttatttaaaatttacttttttagtttttttatgcaaaatttatttattgaattgtcaaaattataatagataataagaCTAATcagtttaatctttttatatatttttaaatattataatgaatttgaGAATTAGacttattattatcattaactacttctctttctctattgttgtttttacctatataaaattttattatcttcTTCATTCAAATAGTACTCACttgtattttctaattcatttttcttatctattttataaatttatggcTTAATTAGTCGAATGATACTCACTTTCATTCGGAAGTTTCGGTTTGGTACCTGCTTTTAAACAACTTTCAATTTTGtccaaacttttgaaaaagtgtttcaattgGGTCCctttcagtaaaaaaaaaattattaacgccGTTAATggcatgccacgtgtcaatctctggtttttgaatttttttttgccaTGTATCATATCCTTGGTGtggtatttataattttttttttctgaatttttctttttgattttttttgtcacGTGTTAGTTCCTTTGTGTGACACAtgacattgtcagtgccacATGGTAAGATACTGCCATGTGTCACTGTTCCTtccaagtgtcattgtcttgatttcaatttagtcacacatatgtctatttgttctaatttagtccccacatatgtttatttctttcaatttaatctccactctatttgtttcaatttagtcctaatattttttttctaaatagataaatattgtCTCAcccttaagaccaaatttattatttatataaatgttatattgatatttgttattaaaaatgacttacaaaattaattactcatatttatattaaaatttagtagtaaaagtcataaataacaaaacatgagtataacattttcaataatactcatatttttttggttaaaatactccattggtccatgtttttgttgaaaaatctcaaataggtcctaagattttttttagtctcaattaggtccatattttttaaaatgtataacaaTTAGGCCTATTCcgttagtatagagttaacggcgttaaggatatgccacgtgtcagctccacatttttttgaatttttttgaattttttttaaaattttttaatttttaatttttttttgaatttttttttgaaaattattcatgccacgtgtcacgtcagtattgtgccacgtgtcaagtcagtaaggtgacacgtaTCAAATTATTATCTGAATATCAATTTggttcatatatttgttatttttattacatttcagtccatttttttaaatatatttattttaactttttacaaaattattttaaaatttcatatttaaatttataaaattgttaattttaaaccaactctaacatttgtatataaattatttaaaacaattttgtaacaagttaaaataaatattttaaaattttaaaacaaaatataaaataaacttaatattattaaaatgtttaataaaaatatcattataaaatttatagaaaagttaaatttgatctcaatttggaaaggatgaaattgaaaattaaaaaaaaatggactgaaatataattaaaataacaaatatgtggaccaaattgagattcaaacaatgacttgacacgtgtcaccttactgacttgacacgtggcacaatattgatgtgacacgtggcatgaataattttcaaaaaaaaaattaaaaaattaaaaaaaattaaaaaatttaaaaaaattaaaaaaattaaaaaaaactaaaaaaaaattaaaaaaaattaaaaaattcaaaaaaatgagaagctgacacgtgacatatcCTTAACATCGTTAACTCTAAACTAACGGAATGGGCCTGATTgctacacattttcaaaaatatggacctaattgagactaaaaaaaatcttaggacctatttgaaaattttcaacaaaaacatggaccaagggagtattttaacctatttttttattaaaaatgacgtcataacatattatattttttcttaattgttaacccatgttttcatgatttttaccactaaattttaatataaatatgaatatttaattttgtaagtcattttttaataacaaaggatatgacacgtggcaaaaaaaatcaattcagaaaaaaatttaaaaattaaaaaaaattaaaaattaaaaaaagttaaaaattaaaaaattaaaaaaaaattaaaaaaatttaaaaaaaaagaggttGTCACGTGACACGCCTTTAAcacgttaatatttttttttgaaaggacctaattgaaacattttttcaGAAGTTGGGAcgaaattgaaacttttttaaaagcgagtACTAAACTAAAACTTTCGAACGAAAGTGGGTACCATTCGactaattaaatctaaatttattCATAGCTCCTTTTTGTAATGTAATTaaagttttaacttttttctttttgttttgatttttgaatagcctaattcaaattttatagttaACATATATGAAGttagaaattataatatataaaaactactaaaaataagtatataaaaagaatgagttaaaataataataaactcgATCCTAGACTTGTAGTATCTTGAAGTCTTAAGTCCTTTTCTCTTCCTCAAGTCttcactcaattttttttataaacttggaaagtttatttttatattaatcatcaataaaacaattaaaaaaattattgttcttcTCATAAATAACTCTAAACCCTAATCTCTAAACAAAAAACAGGTAAAAGGAACGTATTTCCCTAATACAAATTCAATGAATAGAATAAAACAACATCaacacaaatataaataaaaacacactaactagaaatgataataaaaaaattggtacacacgGGTAACATGAGATTCAAGAATTGAAATcggtcaaaactctcaaaagaAGAACTCTATAATAGGAGAAAGCAATGAGAAACAAAAAGTGAAATTAGTAGATGAGAAATCACATTGagatagaagaagaaaataaaatcaaaattgaagaaacaaaaagTGAAATTAGTAGATGAGAAATCACAttgagataaaagaaaaaaataaaatcaaaattgaagtcacaagaagataaaatgagaaaatataattaaaattgaagtgacatgaagataaaagaaaaatgaaaaaaatagaatcatAATTAaagttacataaaaataaaacaagaaaatagaatcaaatTGAATTCACACGTAGATAtataaaagaagtaaataaaatcaaaattgattataaaagaataaagataactaatcattatttttttctaaaaaaaaattataatttattaaaaaaaagttttaacttattaaatatcatttttaataccaatacAAATTAGCagacactaataataatttaattaaattttattctcaaacataaaattataattaatttaatagaggtatattagtaccaaatttttttaggcctttttttttatcttaaacataattttatcattaatttaataaggttatattaatactaaataaagtttttttaggacttttttttcttaaacataatttcataattaatttaatagaggaatattaatacttaattgAGGCTTTTTATTAGACCTAAAGcgtatgttttatttgttttacacTTAAGTTGATACTATTCTCCATATCTTTGTAGACATAGTTAGTGTTGCTTCTGGAAACCCAAATCTTGGCATTGGGAAACACCCTGGAAGTAGAGTGGTACATTTGGGTGATGTTGCTCGGCTTAAACACCACAAACCTTAACCTTTtgacttaaaattattttatatactaattttagaaagttaaaattgatttagGTATTGTTATAAGTAAttatactatattaaaatatattaattgtatgtaaattattttaaattttttgaaataaattaaaatagtaaggaTTTGCATGTGGGGTATTTTAGGTTTTCATGTGATGTCCAAACAATCCACTTGTTGAGTGAGCCATAGTTCGTTAAGTGAGCCAAGTAAAAATGGGCTCTTAGGGGCTTAGTCATTGAGCAAGTAAAATTGTTAcaatacaataattattttgaaaaatcttgTAGCTCAATGTGATTTAGGGTCATTAGGCGAAAATGTGAGCTTTTCACTTAATGGATGGTTGCTAGACGAGAAAGTTCCCACTAAgcgaaattttatttaacaaaatccAAAGACTCCTAGTGAATTGGTTGCTAAATTACCCAAAGATTCGCTGGACGAGTGTACCTCTTGGAGGTAGTCGTTAGGCCAGTAAGAGGGGTTGTTGGGTGAACATGATGAATTGGAAAACTCCCAATTGCTTTTGATGATTGAGTTAGAGAGTTCGCTTGGCGAGAGGGGAAGATTTTGAAAAGGAAAACGAGATTCTATTAGTTAGAAAAGTGTGATAGCTTGGGTAGAGCTTAAGTAATGGCTAGAATCTACtaagatattaaatatttgtgtaTGTGATATGTATGAAGTATTTTCAAGTAGGAAATGCTATGTTGTGTGGTTTAAGATATGTATTGAAAAGAGTCGATGCAAATTCCTATAGCAAGATTTAGTGTGAAAGAGAACCATTCTAGTATACTATACTGAATTGATAATTTAGATCCTAATATATTGGGCCAAGTAGAGCTTGGGCAATTTTGCCAAACTCTATTGAGTGTCTATATGATAAGTGGAAAATCTGTTCAATTTAACGAACAAATTTTCCAGAAATAGTGATACAATGCCAGTCAAGATAGTTGTGTAAAGTAGATAAAatggttaatttaattaagatttgatatatgttaaattgttgaaattattataagatcttgaaatttttaaatatacttacCTTAATTTGTGGTTACGTTTCTATCTTCTATAATCGTGTCTTACATAGAAACATAGGATCGTGTAGGTGAGAATTCTTAACAATGAACAGTTGAGAGGatttataatagtataaatattttggatATGTAGGCATGTGTAGTTTATATTCCTCTCAATAATCAtgtatatagaaaaatattattttattgaaggATCGTAAAgtaatcttatatatatttatatgatcTGGTTTTATGGTGACTAGATGCATGGTTAGTGGTAACGTTACTACTAAATAGGATTGTTACAACAATTACAATTATCCATTCCGACATAATACTTTTCACACTGATTGTCTGGTGGAAAATAAATTCTGATAACTGGAAACAAAATTTGCCTGCTGACACACGGATATAGATCGACACAAGTTCACATTTCCATGTGGCATACAAGTCTCTCTCACCATGTGAACACAGCTTTTTTGAAACTTCAAAATGTCCATGTTAATAATTCTCCATTTCAATAGTTTATTAATCCATGAAATTGGACGCAAAAATGAAAGGCATAAAAGAAGACTCCCTCTTTCATTCTTTGCTCGGATTCATACTTAGTTTTAAGGGTATTCACTTTTGAGTGTCCTCCAATCACACCATAATACGCTGGGAAAATATGCATCTACAGATTGAAACTAGGGAACTTACATGATATATAAAGTGTTCATGTTAGCAGCTCTACATCTATAAGAGTTTTGAAGGTCAGAACTAGAGAGAGAACTTTAAAATATCATAGCACGTTATGCAGCCACGAATTGATTTGTGCAAACACTAGATTTGTTTTTCCTGCCAAAGGAAAACAACCAAGggattaaaaaagaagaaaatatgaaaggaaaataaagcCAGAACCAAAGGAAAAAGCTTAACTGGTATTACAGAAGGTTGGCCTCCTTTGAGCCTACAATCtgaaacaacaaaatataacaaGATTAAGAATGTACAGCAGAAGTAAATTAACAGAGTTGAGTTTACTCCTTACGTGAATAATTGAGGGCGGTTACGTGAGAGTTGAGGCCTCTTTATTGGAGATAGTATCATGTTCCTCAAAGTCATGGATGGATTATTAGTAGCACCTGGTCCAAAAGGATGAGCACCAGCCCTTCTGTTACCAGCGTCCCCTGCGATGGCCGTTTGTTTTGCCGGTGAGACAACGGAGAGGTCAAAGGGACCGGAGTTATTGCTATTCTGCCTTCCTGGCCAGACATCATCTCTTGGTCCTGGAGTGGCAGGAGTGAATACCGGCCCACCTGCAACAAATAAGTTATTCTACTTTTGGAAACATCTAAGCAGAAACAAGATCAAACACAGTCCATGACCCCATAATTTTCATTGTTGCTCCATTACCGTCGTGGCGATGAGAGTTACAACAATGTTAATGGTGGTAATTGTAATGATGATGGGGTTATGACTGACTATGGTGGCAGAGGTTGTAGTAGTAATTTGATGTCATTTTCTTCATTGCTTTCATTACATTATTTAAGGGCATGTTTTcaattacaagaaaataaaaaggaaagacaacaaattttttcataaattaaaattaacttatataagTTACTTTTGTAGAAGTTtcttatgttaattttttttaaaattaattttgtatcgTACTTTTGTAGAAGTTTCTTATATAAgtgtttaatttctttttaaactccTTGTATTGATAGACAAGTTTAATCAAACAAACCCTAAATAAATCATACTTTATTTGGTTTTATAGTTATGTGAAACTTGAACATAACAAAAAATCCTTTCTAACTGAAAAGAAGTATCCTCTGTCTATTGAAAGCAAAGGGTTACCTTTTCTACCAATTTCTCTGTCATCAATCATGTTCGGCGGGTTAGAGAACAAGTCGTGCTCATTTCTGGAATAATAGTTGTTTGCAGGCTGTATGGCAGATCGCTTCACTGAGTCAAACTCATTCCTCAGCTGGTCATACATTTCATCCAATTTTCTCTTCTGcctgaaattgaaattgatttaAGGAACTAATAACGACATATAAATTTGTAGAAGAGGAAATGCAATCAACACTGACCTGGATTTTTCAGCAAATTTTTCCTGAAGTTCTTGATTGTCCTTGGTTAAGCTCTCAATTTCCTGTTGCATAATCTGACACTTCTTAGCCATCTTTTGGTAAGCAGTGTGCACCTGCTCTAGTTTTTCTGTAAACTTCTCTTGCATCATCTCACATTTCTGCCGGCATTGAGCAACAATCTTGTTCATCTTAAACTGCATCTCCAGTTCTTTTTGCCCAATGTAGAACATCACACTTCTATATGCACTTTTCATTACTGAATTGGCTCAGGTAAACACGCAAGGTCCAATGTACCCTCTTAATTTCTAGAGTTTCAGAATATGCACTTCATTTGCTAGATAGTTCAGAGGGATATACCATACAACCATAGTTTTCTATTTCTACGCAGTTCTACCTCTACACAATAGACATAAAGGATACATATCTGAGGAGATACTCCTGCCATGGCCATCTGCAACATAAAACATCACAATAATTGGCGACAAAGCTagtgagaataaagaaaaagaagagatgGGGTCGTGAAATTCAGTAAATTACAGAGTATCTTAGGTTTATGTAATATGTAGTTAGTATTGCACAAGAGAATATTTACTTACATTGACCCATTCATCATTGGGATTGACATCCACAGGTTTCATGAGACTGACAAGAGGAGAAACATATAACTTAGACAAGACGTCATCCATGAGGCTTAAAATTGACAACTCAAAATCTAAAAATGAAGACAGAGCATCAAATTTCGGCACAATTATAGGTACTAACTGTTAGGGGGGTGTTACTGCTACCAAATGAGCGCTTACATCAGCACCATTTCCATGAAACTTAAAATTGAAAGCTTATAATgtagaacaaaattaaataatcagCACAACTCCTATAATCAAACATTATTTCCATGAAGCTTAAAGTATAGATTGTTGAGGGATGATTCGTTCCATTTATTGACCGTTATAATCAGTATCATTTCAGGTAAGGAACGAAATCACGTGTATGATCAAACAGATCCCTATCATATCCTCACCTCTTAGAAAGGACTTGatcacatataggacatgctcCATCATTGCTTAATATCTTATTGGCATCATCTGTGCCTTTTAACATTGTTAAGGAAACcacataaataaaaactaataatcaTTTCAATGATAAAACATGCAGAAAATCAACCTAATTTAATATGCACTAAGTTGATCATATTTTACTAAAAAGGAGGAACACAACGTCAAAACTGTTTGTATGTGGATACATAATAGGTGACCACAGGTTGTGGAAATGGCTCGCCCTTCTAATTCTCGCCAGCATGCATTGCATCTCATTTCAGCCGTCGGATATTAACCATAAATGTCCAAGGGTCGAATTAAAATAACTGCAAGACAAAACAGTACATCAGGTTTCTTCATGGATTGATAAGACTAGGCTTTACTTAAAGGcagaaaaaggaaaagtagCTAGCGGATGTGCAACGGCAAGTGTAATCTACCAAAACATAATCACTACGATAACAATAACATCAATGCAATCGTCCTACAACTAAAGAAGCTACCAGTTTCTTAACTAAAAATAACAAGTTGAAAGCAAAAAGAGTTGGACTCTGAGTAGGTCAATACTAAACCCGTAGATTAGTTATTATACAATAAGCACATAAAAAACTACTTATCCATAAACACTAAATATTTGAATCATACAAGGCAGAAATTTTTCAACGATGATTCAGTTCAATACCTGATGCTTCTCTAACAAAGATCTGACGAACAAAGGATTGTGTATAGAATTTCAACAGCATACTTGAAAACCTAGAAGGACTACTTAGTTGTATAAACTAACTAATTCCAATTCACAGTCCTAACTCCTAACTGACTAAACATTAACCCTTCCTCTGTTCGCACGCACTAACCCATTCACACACAGACTGCTAACAGCTGCTCTCACTTTCTCATTAACTTATTTGTCACTATCCTCTAATCAGCACCTTCAACTTCCAATAAAGTTTTATAAACTCATTACATAATTGCAGTTTCACAAAGAAAGATGGAAACTTGACTGATGAGTAATGACAAAAGGACTTCATAATGCTTATGCGCCATCATCaaaagtgaggaaaaagagagcAAAACAGTGAAAAATCCAATGAATATACACACCTTTGCACCATCAACAAATCTTTCACCGATTACTGTAAAATTCACAAACAAATGGGGAGCAGAACAGGATTAAATGACCTAGATGTAGAGGTAGAATATGCAAAAAACAATCACTTCAACAACTCAATTGACCATGCATCacattttcattcataattggTAGCACAAAAGAAGTTTCAGTTACACGCTAACTCCCATAATCAGAATTTCAAATGCAAATAATGAATTAACTTAAACTAAATTCATTTACAATAGATAAAACCGTGACCGAAATAGCCAGCAGAACCAAATCCGTGACTTTATTAAACGAGTAAAAAATTCAGCTTatgtttcatttttcaaaattttcgaaaACTCAAGctataaatatgtaaaagttCTGCAGAACTTTCTTTTCCATCAAGAAAAAAACGTCGTGGAATAACAAGAGCAATTGCAAAGGTTCAAGAATGCAGTACCTAACAAAATTGCTCGAGAAATTGAAGAAGGAACGAGAGAAGCGTTGAATTTCAGAGAAGAGTAGAAGATCAACTTTAGCGCGAAAACTTGAAATGGGAACCAAACGCTGAAGCGCACCACAAAAAAATCCCgaaaaagaacaaagagaaaaagaagagtaaCGGCCAAGTTTAAAATGTGTATCATTTAAATGTCTTTACAGtgttaaaaaagtttatatattttatttagttaaaaaatgtatacatttattgatttttatcataattattttaaaatttatttatcatatactttaatttgtttaaaaatgtcaaaataggTTATTCAGATTCACTACatagttaaattaaaagtaaattaatttaattaatttatattttgataaattgaaaattttataatctaaCTCAATTCATTACGTACTAAGTT encodes the following:
- the LOC114170693 gene encoding E3 ubiquitin-protein ligase CCNB1IP1 homolog, which gives rise to MRCNACWRELEGRAISTTCGHLLCTDDANKILSNDGACPICDQVLSKSLMKPVDVNPNDEWVNMAMAGVSPQILMKSAYRSVMFYIGQKELEMQFKMNKIVAQCRQKCEMMQEKFTEKLEQVHTAYQKMAKKCQIMQQEIESLTKDNQELQEKFAEKSRQKRKLDEMYDQLRNEFDSVKRSAIQPANNYYSRNEHDLFSNPPNMIDDREIGRKGGPVFTPATPGPRDDVWPGRQNSNNSGPFDLSVVSPAKQTAIAGDAGNRRAGAHPFGPGATNNPSMTLRNMILSPIKRPQLSRNRPQLFT